The Vicia villosa cultivar HV-30 ecotype Madison, WI linkage group LG1, Vvil1.0, whole genome shotgun sequence genome includes a region encoding these proteins:
- the LOC131641450 gene encoding protein PIN-LIKES 3-like: protein MGFVELLYVASLPVVKVLLITGLGLFLALDYTDVLGADARSKVNSLVFYVFNPSLVGSNLAETLTSENVLTLWFMPVNVLSTFILGSALAWVVIKITRPPKHLEGLILGCCSAGNLGNLPIIIIPAICKEKGSPFGDPDLCHKYGMAYVSLSMAIGAVFLWTYVYNIMRISSNKAKLMTSGMISDSQQNNNISETLNSAKDAPEDAYTLLLPNTEFQEKVSFSDKIKRHSKKILDNINFKTVFAPSTIGAIIGFCIGVITPIRKLMIGNDAPLHVVEDSAAMLGEAAIPTVTLILGANLLKGLKGTSTPTWTIIGIIAVRYIFLPILGVVVVQGAIKLGLVQPDPLYQFVLLLQYAMPPAMNIGTMAQLFRSGESECSVIMLWSYAFASIAVTLWSTYFMWLVV from the exons ATGGGGTTTGTGGAGCTTTTGTATGTTGCTTCATTGCCGGTAGTAAAAGTGTTACTGATAACTGGACTTGGATTGTTTCTTGCACTTGATTACACAGATGTGTTGGGAGCAGATGCAAGGAGTAAAGTGAACAgt CTTGTGTTTTATGTGTTTAATCCATCGTTGGTTGGTAGCAATTTGGCAGAAACATTAACATCTGAGAATGTTCTTACTTT GTGGTTCATGCCGGTCAATGTTCTTAGCACATTCATATTAGGTTCAGCTTTAGCATGGGTTGTGATTAAAATTACAAGGCCTCCAAAGCACTTGGAAGGTCTCATATTAGGTTGCTGTTCTGCAG GAAATCTAGGAAACTTGCCTATAATCATTATTCCAGCTATATGTAAAGAGAAAGGAAGTCCTTTTGGTGACCCTGACCTCTGTCATAAATATGGGATGGCTTATGTTTCGCTTTCTATGGCG ATTGGAGCAGTTTTTCTGTGGACATATGTTTATAACATAATGCGAATTTCATCAAATAAAGCCAAATTGATGACTTCAGGCATGATCTCAGATTCACAACAAAACAATAATATTTCAGAAACACTTAACTCAGCAAAAGATGCCCCAGAAGATGCATATACTCTACTGCTTCCAAATACAGAATTTCAGGAAAAG GTTTCATTCTCAGATAAAATTAAGCGACATTCGAAGAAAATTTTAGACAATATCAATTTCAAAACCGTTTTTGCACCATCAACCATTGGAGCA attatTGGGTTCTGCATTGGTGTAATCACCCCAATAAGGAAGTTAATGATTGGCAATGATGCTCCACTTCATGTGGTTGAAGATTCTGCAGCCATGTTAGG TGAAGCAGCCATCCCAACAGTCACTCTAATATTAGGAGCAAACCTCCTTAAAG GTTTGAAGGGAACAAGTACTCCAACATGGACAATTATAGGAATTATAGCAGTGAGATACATTTTTCTTCCAATATTAGGTGTTGTAGTAGTTCAAGGTGCAATCAAATTGGGTTTGGTGCAACCAGATCCATTATATCAGTTTGTCCTTTTACTTCAATATGCAATGCCTCCAGCTATGAATATAG GAACTATGGCTCAATTGTTTAGATCTGGTGAAAGTGAATGCTCTGTTATTATGCTATGGTCATACGCTTTTGCGTCTATAGCTGTTACTCTTTGGTCAACCTACTTCATGTGGCTAGTTGTTTGA